The nucleotide window TCACGGGAGCGGGCCAGACCGCGGCGGACGAGTTCGGCGTCCAGCCGGTTACGACGTGCCATGGGTGGTTCTCCGGTCTGCTCAGGCCTGGTCGTCCCGCTCAGGTCTGGTCGATGGTGGCGAGGGTTTCCCGCAGCGTCTCGTAGGCCGCCTCGTACTGGGCGATCTGGTCGGCGGGGGCGAGCGTCGCCGCGTTGGCGATGGCCCGCACGGCGGCGTCCACCGCCGGATGCCGCGTCTCGTCGTCCCCGAGGTCCGGCGGCGGCCCGGGGCGGGCTGGAAACGACCCGCCGGCCGGCGGCGCGGGCCGGGCCGGGAACGAGCTACCGGCCGGCGGCGCGGGCCGGGCCGGGAAGGACCCCCCGGGCGGTGGACCGGGCCGGCTCATTCGGCGTCGTCCGGCGGCTGCTTGCGGACCGCCTTCTTGGCGGGCATGACCTTCTTGGCGGGCATGACCGCCGGCGTCGGGACGTCCTCGTCGGCGGTCCGGCTGATCGTCGCCGGCGGCTTCTTGGCGACCGCCTTCTTCGCCACGGCCTTCTTCGCCACCGGCGCGGAGACCGGGGCACCGGCCGAGCCGTCGGACGGCACGAGACCGCTGCCCGGCCGCGCGGCGACGGCGGAGGCGGGCTGCGCCGTGGGGCCGGCGGCCGGCTCGGCGGACCGCGCCTCCCGTAGCTGCCGTTCCAGGTCGTGCACCCGCCGGGTCAGCTCGGCCACCTCGTCGGCGGTGGCCAGACCGACCGCGCCGAGGGCCCGGTCGACCTCGAAGCGGACCAGCTTGGTCAGCGCCTCCCGGTTGGCGGCCCCGGTGGTGACCAGCTCCTCGCCGAGGGCCTGGAGTTGGGCGGCGGTCGCGCCGCCGGAGCCGACGAGGCGACGTGCCACGTCCTGGGCCTTCTTCCGGGGCGCCTCCGCAAGGCCCATGGCCAGCTCGAGGTAGGCGCGCCACGCGTCCTGCATGCCTGAGTCCTTCCACGGGGCGGGGTGTGCAGGTGTCACGCTACCGGGCACCCCCGACCGACCCGTGCGGTACGGTGCCGAGGACGGCGTGGCGATCAGCGAGGGGGAGATGTGGCCAGCGTGGACGAGTGCCGGCAGGCGTTGCAGGAGCTGGCCGCCCGGTTGGATCGCAACGCCGAGACGGTACGCGAACGGATCGACCTGGACCGGACGCTGGCCTGCCGGATCACCGACCTGGACACCGCGTTCCACGGCCGGATCACCGGCGGTCGGCTGGTCGAGCTGACCGACGGCGACAACCCCAAGGCCAAGATCGCGCTGAGCACGTCCAGTGACGACCTGCTGGCCCTGGTCCGGGGCGACCTGGACGTCACCAACGCGGTCACCTCCCGCCGGGTGTCGATCAAGGCCAACCCGTTCGACCTGCTCAAGTTGCGCAAACTGCTCTGACGACCGCGCCGGGTCACGCCGCCGCGGTCAGACCGAAACTCTCCACCGCGCCTGTCGCGTCCGGGCCCACCGGGCGGATCTTCGGCAGCGCCGGCACCGGCGCCGACCAGGCCACCGCGCAGAGCGCGGCCAGGGCGTCCAGCTCGCGACCGGCCCCGGCCAACTCCAGCGTGCCGTCCCGGTCGGTCACGGACCAACCGCCAGCGTCCGCCGGGCCCGGGACCCGCACGGCAGCGGCCGGGTCGAACAACCCCGCCAGGTCCCTCGCGACGTACGTGGGACGGCGCTGCGGCTCGGCGGCCAACAGATCCGGTACGCCGCTGACGCCGGTCAGCACGAGCAGGCTGTCCAGCCCAGCCCGGCGGGCACCTTCGATGTCGGTGTCCAACCGGTCACCCACCACCAGGCTCCGCCCACCGCCACTGCGCCGGGCGGCGGTCTCGAACAGCGCCGGCTCCGGCTTGCCGACCACCACGTCGGGGTCCCGCTCCAGTGCCGTACGCAGCACGGCGACCAGCGAACCGTTGCCGGGCAGTGGTCCCCGCCCACTGGGCAGGGTCCGATCGGTGTTGGTCGCGATCCAGATCGCACCCGCCCGCACCGCGATCGACGCCTCGGCCAACTCGGCCCAGCCGACCTGCGGGCCGTACCCCTGCACCACCGCTGCCGGCTTCTCATCGGCCTGGGTGACCGGGTTCAGACCGACCGCGCGCAGCTCCGCGCGCAGCGCCTCCGCGCCGACCACCAGCACCGACGCGCCGGCGGGCAGCCGGTCGCGCAGCAACTCGGCCGAGGCGGCGGCGGAGGTGAGGACCTCCTCCGGCCGGGCCGGCACACCCATCCCGGTCAGCAGGTCCGCGACCTCACTGGACCGGCGGGACGCGTTGTTGGTGGCGTACGCCACCGACCGTCCCTCGGCATGCAGCCGGGCCACCGCCTCGACGGCGCCGGGGATCGGCCGGTCGATCAGGTAGATCACGCCGTCCAGATCGAAGACGACCAGGGTGTACCCGTCGACCAGCCGCTCCCCCACGCCCGCGCTCACCGCTGCGTCGAACCCGACTCGTCGTCCCGGGCCGCCACGGTCCCGTCGGCCTTCGCCGCGTCGCCGTTCGCCACGTCGCCGGAAGTCACGCCGCTGTCGCCAGCGGTGTCCGCGTCGGCGTTGCCGCTTCCGCTGGGGTGACGGTCCTCGTCCTCGTCGTCGAAGCCTTCGTCGTCACCGGGACGGCCGACAGCGTCGTCCTCCTCGTCGTCGTCGAAGTCCTCGTCGTCCTCGTCGTCGTCGTCGTCGTCGTCGTCGTCATCGTCGTCATCGTCGTCGTCGGCGGCGGCGGCGGCGGCGGCGGCGTCTTCATCGTCGTCGGCGTCTTCGTTGCCGGCCAGGTCGGCGTCGGGTCGGGCCGGCACCGCGCCAGGAGCGCCCGGGCCTGCGGCGATCTCCTCTTCGGTCTCGTCCTCGTCGTCACCCTCGATGACCACACCGTCGAGTTCGAGCAGCCGCTCGGCGGCGTCGGTCTCATCCTCGGTGTCCACGTCGGCAGCGCGGGAGAACCATTCACGGGCCTCCTCGCGCCGACCCACCGCGAGCAGCGCATCGGCGTACGCGTACCGCAGCCGGGCCGTCCACGGCACGGTGGCCTCGCTGGTGAGGTCCGGGACCTGGAGCATCGCGACCGCGGCGTCCTTCTGCCCGAGGTCGCCCCGCGCGCCGGCGGCGACGATCAGCAGTTCGATCGCCACGGCCTGGTCCAGCTTCTCCCGGTCCGCGCCACGGAACAGGTCGATGGCCCGCTCCGGTCGGCCGAGAGCCCGCTCGCAGTCCGCGAGCACGGCCAGGTGGCTCTGCAACCCGCTCATCCGGTGGTACGTGCGCAGCTCGGCGATCGCCGACTGCCACTCCCCCGCGTGGTACGCGGCCAGGCCGACCGCCTCACGGACAGCGGAGATGCGCGACGCGAGCCGCCGGGCGGCCAGCGCGTGCGCCAACGCCTCGGCCGGGTCCTCGTCGATCAGCTGCCCGGTGGCGACCAGGTGCCGGGCCACCGTCTCGGCGACCGG belongs to Micromonospora ureilytica and includes:
- a CDS encoding phasin family protein — protein: MQDAWRAYLELAMGLAEAPRKKAQDVARRLVGSGGATAAQLQALGEELVTTGAANREALTKLVRFEVDRALGAVGLATADEVAELTRRVHDLERQLREARSAEPAAGPTAQPASAVAARPGSGLVPSDGSAGAPVSAPVAKKAVAKKAVAKKPPATISRTADEDVPTPAVMPAKKVMPAKKAVRKQPPDDAE
- a CDS encoding Replicase polyprotein 1ab; amino-acid sequence: MARHLVATGQLIDEDPAEALAHALAARRLASRISAVREAVGLAAYHAGEWQSAIAELRTYHRMSGLQSHLAVLADCERALGRPERAIDLFRGADREKLDQAVAIELLIVAAGARGDLGQKDAAVAMLQVPDLTSEATVPWTARLRYAYADALLAVGRREEAREWFSRAADVDTEDETDAAERLLELDGVVIEGDDEDETEEEIAAGPGAPGAVPARPDADLAGNEDADDDEDAAAAAAAADDDDDDDDDDDDDDDDEDDEDFDDDEEDDAVGRPGDDEGFDDEDEDRHPSGSGNADADTAGDSGVTSGDVANGDAAKADGTVAARDDESGSTQR
- a CDS encoding HAD-IIA family hydrolase, whose protein sequence is MSAGVGERLVDGYTLVVFDLDGVIYLIDRPIPGAVEAVARLHAEGRSVAYATNNASRRSSEVADLLTGMGVPARPEEVLTSAAASAELLRDRLPAGASVLVVGAEALRAELRAVGLNPVTQADEKPAAVVQGYGPQVGWAELAEASIAVRAGAIWIATNTDRTLPSGRGPLPGNGSLVAVLRTALERDPDVVVGKPEPALFETAARRSGGGRSLVVGDRLDTDIEGARRAGLDSLLVLTGVSGVPDLLAAEPQRRPTYVARDLAGLFDPAAAVRVPGPADAGGWSVTDRDGTLELAGAGRELDALAALCAVAWSAPVPALPKIRPVGPDATGAVESFGLTAAA
- a CDS encoding SCP2 sterol-binding domain-containing protein, producing the protein MASVDECRQALQELAARLDRNAETVRERIDLDRTLACRITDLDTAFHGRITGGRLVELTDGDNPKAKIALSTSSDDLLALVRGDLDVTNAVTSRRVSIKANPFDLLKLRKLL